A genome region from Nitrospirota bacterium includes the following:
- a CDS encoding AI-2E family transporter, whose translation MRVNRFYVVTSIFILLVLGYLSYQILKPFFNAIAWAIVFTIVFYPAYTFILRYGRSRFFTSFITTALILIVIVAPFIYLSFVLLEELKDIAEKIDKETIDSIKNIFTSPHVVRFTEKIQSYFGIEGVEISDVILGGIKKFGKGLVDNLSIWAANISSAIIDFIFMGFAVFFLLRDGPDILQKIGNYIPFSENQKDRLRFQVKDMVVSTVYGGVVVAIVQGALGGIAFFALGINAPVLWGSAMAVMSFLPMLGTFIIWGPAVIYLLIKGSYMKGIALLLFGSLVISIVDNILRPVIISGRTKMPTLLIFFSVIGGINFFGFIGFVIGPLVLALFVSVFEIFRGTEEGGTNA comes from the coding sequence TTTTTAATGCCATTGCATGGGCAATAGTTTTTACTATAGTCTTCTATCCTGCATATACGTTTATATTGAGGTACGGCAGATCCAGATTTTTTACGTCGTTTATAACAACAGCCTTAATTCTCATTGTGATTGTTGCGCCTTTTATCTATCTCTCCTTTGTTCTTCTGGAGGAGCTAAAGGATATTGCTGAAAAGATTGACAAGGAAACAATTGATTCTATCAAGAATATTTTCACTTCTCCTCATGTTGTGCGTTTTACTGAGAAGATTCAATCCTATTTCGGCATTGAAGGCGTTGAGATAAGCGATGTTATCCTTGGGGGGATTAAGAAGTTTGGCAAGGGGCTGGTGGATAATCTTTCCATCTGGGCGGCGAATATCAGCAGTGCAATAATAGATTTCATATTTATGGGATTTGCGGTATTTTTTCTCCTGAGGGATGGGCCTGACATTTTGCAGAAAATAGGGAATTATATTCCTTTTTCTGAAAATCAGAAAGACAGGCTCAGATTTCAGGTGAAGGATATGGTAGTGTCAACAGTTTACGGCGGAGTTGTGGTTGCGATTGTTCAGGGAGCGCTCGGCGGCATTGCCTTTTTTGCGTTAGGCATTAATGCGCCTGTTTTATGGGGGTCTGCAATGGCAGTGATGTCGTTTCTTCCCATGCTTGGCACTTTTATAATTTGGGGCCCGGCAGTGATATATCTGCTTATCAAAGGCAGTTATATGAAGGGCATAGCGCTCTTGCTTTTTGGGTCGCTGGTAATAAGCATAGTGGATAATATTCTGAGGCCTGTCATAATAAGCGGAAGGACAAAGATGCCGACTCTTTTGATATTTTTCAGTGTTATCGGCGGGATAAACTTTTTCGGTTTTATCGGGTTTGTAATCGGGCCGCTAGTTCTGGCGCTGTTCGTATCAGTATTTGAGATATTCAGAGGTACAGAAGAAGGAGGGACAAATGCTTAA
- a CDS encoding molybdopterin biosynthesis protein, whose translation MQLKRKLYLETTPLNEAIEKWLRRLESQGFLKAFPGEKVMVSESLGRITAEPVTARLSSPFYHSSAMDGYAVKYQETFGASETSPKKLKLIEQTVYVDTGDPMPDGFNAVIMIEDVNVISSRFTVHGSQDTDEYIEITEPATPWQNVRVIGEDIVATELILSENHRIRPVDTGAMLAGGYVDINVRRKPKVVIIPTGTEIVEPGTNFKKGDIIEYNSRVLGGLVSEWGGEPVRFRIVPDNIDALKDAILEAHKVGDMVVINAGASSGSKDFTSRAISETGEVILHGVSIKPGKPVILGLVENKPVLGIPGYPVSAFITFNLFAKPVIYKWQGIEMEPPEVLRVVLSRQAASTLGQEEFLRVKIGKVGDKFIATPVSRGAGVLMSLVRADGFVRIPAMSEGIGSGSAVNVELLRTKNEIENTIVCIGSHDNALDLLSNALKKKYPGLSLSSAHAGSMGGLMALKKGEAHIAGTHLLDEETGEYNVSSVKRLLSDRRIVLVNLVYREQGLLVLKGNPKNIKGFEDLTREDVVFINRQAGAGTRLLTDKHLREFRIKPEDVKGYEREEYTHMGVASAVLTGIADTGLAILASAKALGLDFIPVAKERYDLAIPFEFYDTEMIRALLSIIREDNEFREMVAKLGGYDVSDMGKVMYADGA comes from the coding sequence GTGCAATTGAAGCGTAAGCTTTATCTTGAGACAACCCCGCTGAATGAGGCTATAGAAAAATGGCTCAGGAGGCTTGAATCACAGGGTTTTCTTAAAGCTTTTCCCGGAGAAAAAGTAATGGTCTCGGAATCCCTCGGAAGAATAACAGCAGAACCTGTTACGGCAAGGCTCTCATCTCCTTTTTATCATTCATCTGCAATGGACGGATATGCCGTTAAATATCAGGAAACCTTTGGCGCGTCCGAAACATCCCCCAAAAAACTTAAGTTAATTGAACAGACAGTTTATGTTGACACAGGAGATCCGATGCCTGATGGTTTTAATGCAGTGATAATGATAGAAGATGTAAATGTAATTAGTTCACGGTTCACGGTTCACGGTTCACAGGATACTGATGAATACATAGAAATCACCGAGCCTGCAACTCCATGGCAGAATGTAAGGGTGATTGGCGAGGATATTGTTGCCACAGAGCTTATACTTTCTGAAAATCACAGAATAAGGCCTGTTGATACAGGCGCAATGCTTGCGGGGGGATATGTAGATATTAACGTCAGGAGAAAACCGAAGGTGGTAATTATCCCGACAGGCACCGAAATCGTAGAGCCCGGAACCAATTTTAAAAAGGGAGATATTATTGAATACAATTCAAGGGTGCTCGGCGGCCTTGTTTCTGAATGGGGAGGAGAGCCTGTTAGATTCAGAATCGTCCCTGATAATATTGACGCGTTAAAAGATGCAATTTTAGAGGCTCATAAAGTTGGAGACATGGTTGTTATCAATGCAGGCGCATCTTCAGGCTCTAAGGATTTTACATCAAGAGCGATAAGCGAAACAGGTGAAGTGATACTTCACGGGGTAAGCATAAAGCCGGGCAAGCCTGTAATATTAGGCCTGGTTGAAAACAAGCCTGTGCTTGGCATTCCGGGATATCCAGTGTCAGCATTCATAACGTTTAATCTTTTCGCAAAGCCTGTGATTTACAAATGGCAGGGTATAGAAATGGAACCCCCTGAGGTTTTGAGGGTCGTCCTTTCAAGGCAGGCTGCTTCAACTCTCGGACAGGAAGAATTTTTAAGGGTCAAGATAGGGAAGGTCGGAGATAAATTCATTGCCACTCCTGTTTCGCGCGGGGCAGGAGTTTTGATGTCGCTTGTGCGTGCAGATGGTTTTGTGAGAATACCTGCCATGTCTGAGGGAATAGGCTCAGGTTCAGCGGTGAATGTAGAACTGCTCAGAACAAAAAACGAAATAGAAAATACAATAGTATGTATTGGAAGCCATGATAATGCGCTGGACCTTCTATCAAATGCACTGAAAAAGAAATATCCCGGACTCTCGCTTTCGTCAGCCCATGCCGGTTCAATGGGCGGGTTGATGGCTTTAAAAAAAGGAGAGGCGCATATTGCAGGAACACATCTGCTTGACGAGGAGACAGGAGAGTATAATGTCTCTTCCGTAAAACGGCTCCTTTCTGACAGGAGGATCGTTCTCGTAAATTTAGTTTACAGGGAGCAGGGGCTTCTTGTGCTGAAAGGAAACCCGAAAAATATAAAAGGATTTGAAGACCTGACAAGGGAAGATGTTGTTTTTATAAACCGGCAGGCAGGCGCCGGGACCAGGTTATTGACAGATAAACACCTGCGGGAATTCAGAATAAAACCTGAAGATGTGAAAGGATATGAAAGAGAGGAATACACTCACATGGGTGTTGCATCAGCGGTGCTTACAGGCATTGCAGACACTGGACTTGCGATACTTGCATCAGCGAAAGCGCTCGGTCTTGATTTTATCCCTGTTGCAAAGGAGCGCTATGACCTTGCAATCCCGTTTGAATTCTACGATACAGAAATGATAAGGGCTTTGTTAAGCATTATCAGGGAAGATAATGAATTCAGGGAAATGGTTGCAAAGCTCGGAGGTTATGACGTAAGCGATATGGGCAAGGTTATGTATGCCGATGGCGCGTAG